One segment of Synechococcus sp. A15-24 DNA contains the following:
- a CDS encoding DegT/DnrJ/EryC1/StrS family aminotransferase yields MQVPPFSLSQQISDLGQDLEEAVLNVLRSGQYIGGPQIKAFEDSFAASVGCRHAVGCNSGTDALILALRALGIGAGDEVITCSFSFFATAEAISAVGATPVFVDVDPATYLIDLDQIESAITTATKALMPVHLFGRPVDMSRLMAIAETHNLKVVEDCAQATGAQWNGQPVGSFGDVGCFSFFPTKNLGAAGDGGAATSNDDSLTQTMRELAVHGMPKRYLHTALGYNSRLDAIQAAVLNVKLPKLKGWIERRTAIAERYRTHLTDLPGLTLPNPQEGHSWNQFVVRIGSCPTGQPLCNARCSPSATSASHGLPESCCRDWLKQTLMERGVNTIIYYPIPIHRQPAYADLGLEQGSLPVTEQLCSQVLSLPIFPELEQEQQQTVIDTVTQLLERSRPTPLPVAGGQERMVA; encoded by the coding sequence ATGCAGGTGCCCCCCTTCAGCCTCAGCCAACAGATCAGCGATCTGGGCCAGGACCTCGAGGAGGCGGTGCTGAACGTGTTGCGCAGCGGTCAATACATCGGCGGACCGCAGATCAAGGCGTTTGAAGACTCCTTTGCCGCCAGCGTCGGCTGCCGCCATGCCGTGGGATGCAACAGCGGCACCGATGCTCTGATCCTTGCTCTGAGAGCCCTGGGCATTGGTGCTGGGGATGAAGTGATCACCTGCTCCTTCAGTTTTTTTGCCACGGCTGAAGCCATCAGCGCCGTTGGTGCCACGCCGGTTTTCGTGGATGTAGACCCGGCCACGTACCTCATCGATCTCGATCAGATCGAATCGGCGATCACCACAGCGACGAAAGCCTTGATGCCGGTGCATCTGTTCGGCCGGCCGGTGGACATGAGCCGACTGATGGCCATCGCCGAAACCCACAACCTCAAGGTGGTTGAGGACTGTGCCCAGGCCACCGGAGCCCAGTGGAACGGCCAGCCCGTGGGAAGTTTTGGTGATGTGGGCTGCTTCAGCTTTTTCCCCACTAAGAATCTTGGTGCGGCTGGGGACGGCGGTGCAGCAACCAGCAACGACGATTCCCTGACACAAACCATGCGGGAGCTGGCGGTGCACGGTATGCCGAAGCGCTACCTGCACACGGCTCTGGGATACAACAGCCGCCTCGATGCAATCCAGGCAGCTGTACTGAACGTGAAGCTGCCCAAGCTGAAGGGCTGGATTGAGCGCCGCACAGCAATCGCAGAGCGTTACCGCACGCACCTGACCGACTTGCCTGGACTCACCCTGCCCAACCCGCAGGAGGGTCACAGCTGGAATCAGTTTGTGGTGCGCATCGGCAGCTGCCCTACGGGTCAGCCCCTCTGCAACGCCCGCTGCTCACCCTCGGCGACCAGTGCGAGCCATGGACTGCCGGAAAGCTGCTGCCGCGACTGGCTGAAGCAGACCCTGATGGAGCGTGGCGTGAACACGATCATTTATTACCCCATCCCGATCCACCGTCAGCCGGCCTACGCCGACCTGGGGCTCGAACAGGGCTCCCTTCCCGTGACAGAGCAGCTCTGCAGCCAGGTTCTGAGCCTGCCGATCTTCCCGGAATTGGAACAGGAGCAGCAGCAAACCGTGATCGACACCGTGACGCAATTACTGGAGCGATCCAGACCCACACCGTTGCCGGTAGCGGGCGGTCAGGAGCGGATGGTTGCGTAG
- a CDS encoding thioredoxin family protein, whose amino-acid sequence MALKTSTMLELGTSLPAFSLPAVAGGSISSADLHGRPLLLMVICAHCPFVKHVEPELSRLEYEYGTAVQLLAVSSNSLITHPQDGPEQLADQAKRWGWSFPYLLDEEQSLAKALRAACTPEFYLFDADANSLQTLRYRGQLDGSRPGNDVPLNGVDLRAALDAVLAGQTVHPEQRPSVGCNVKWNPGQEPDWFG is encoded by the coding sequence ATGGCCCTCAAAACTTCAACGATGTTAGAGCTGGGAACTTCATTGCCGGCGTTCTCCCTGCCGGCAGTTGCTGGCGGCAGCATCAGCTCTGCCGACCTGCATGGGCGGCCACTGCTGCTGATGGTGATCTGTGCCCACTGCCCGTTTGTGAAGCACGTGGAACCGGAACTGAGCCGGCTGGAGTATGAATACGGCACAGCGGTTCAATTGCTGGCGGTCAGCAGTAACAGCCTGATCACCCATCCCCAGGACGGACCAGAGCAGTTGGCCGATCAGGCCAAACGTTGGGGCTGGAGCTTTCCATATCTGCTTGATGAGGAACAGAGCCTGGCCAAGGCCCTGCGGGCCGCCTGCACCCCAGAGTTTTATCTGTTCGACGCTGATGCGAATAGCCTGCAGACCCTGCGGTATCGCGGTCAGCTCGATGGCAGCCGCCCCGGCAACGACGTGCCGCTCAACGGCGTTGATCTGCGCGCAGCCCTGGATGCAGTGCTCGCTGGCCAGACCGTCCATCCAGAGCAACGTCCTTCGGTGGGCTGCAACGTGAAATGGAACCCCGGACAGGAACCGGACTGGTTCGGCTGA
- a CDS encoding FAD-binding domain-containing protein, with the protein MPSTPSPHNPGDLPRQFASRDALEALLVEEFPSAEGPLSPIPGGRQAAEAKLARVQPARYAKSRNHLNGAVTGLSPYIRHGVLTLAEVKQAVFERIRKRDDGGKLINELGWRDFWQRMWLDLGDGIHDDQEAFKTGHDASSYARELPQDVRDGRTGLACMDGFRDELVTTGWLHNHARMWMAAWLVHWRRVHWTAGANWFLEHLLDGDPASNHLSWQWVASSFSQKPYFFNRGNLERYSDGRYCEGCPSADACPFEGSYDQLESQLFTPMPAIRDTGTGRNRQRRNGGGASAALARPKR; encoded by the coding sequence GTGCCCAGCACCCCGTCACCCCACAACCCTGGCGATCTGCCCCGTCAGTTCGCCTCACGAGACGCCCTCGAGGCGCTGCTGGTTGAGGAATTTCCCAGCGCAGAGGGTCCGCTCAGTCCGATCCCCGGTGGCCGCCAGGCCGCGGAAGCCAAGTTGGCGCGGGTGCAACCGGCTCGCTACGCCAAAAGTCGCAACCATCTGAACGGTGCCGTCACTGGCCTCTCTCCGTACATCCGCCATGGCGTGCTGACGCTGGCGGAGGTGAAGCAGGCGGTGTTTGAGCGGATCCGCAAGCGGGACGATGGCGGGAAATTGATCAACGAATTGGGCTGGCGCGACTTCTGGCAGCGGATGTGGCTCGATCTGGGCGACGGCATCCACGACGACCAGGAGGCATTCAAGACCGGTCACGACGCCAGCTCCTATGCCAGAGAGCTACCTCAGGACGTGCGCGACGGCCGCACCGGACTGGCCTGCATGGATGGCTTCCGCGACGAGCTGGTGACCACGGGATGGCTGCACAACCACGCCCGGATGTGGATGGCCGCCTGGCTGGTGCACTGGCGGCGGGTGCATTGGACAGCCGGGGCCAACTGGTTCCTCGAGCATCTGCTGGATGGCGATCCCGCCAGTAATCACCTGAGTTGGCAGTGGGTGGCCAGCAGCTTCAGCCAAAAGCCCTACTTCTTCAACCGCGGCAACCTGGAGCGCTACAGCGATGGCCGGTATTGCGAGGGATGCCCCAGCGCCGATGCCTGTCCGTTCGAGGGCAGTTACGACCAGCTGGAAAGCCAGCTGTTTACCCCGATGCCGGCCATTCGGGACACCGGAACGGGACGCAACCGCCAGCGCAGGAACGGCGGAGGCGCCAGTGCCGCGCTGGCCCGACCCAAGCGATAG
- the fabI gene encoding enoyl-ACP reductase FabI codes for MLLDLTGKKILVTGIANNRSIAWGIAQQLKAAGAELGITYLPDEKGRFEAKVRELTAPLEPSLFLPLNVQDADQMAEVFGEIKAKWGVLDGLVHCLAFAGKEELIGDYSATTAEGFARSLDISAYSLAPLCAHAKPLFSEKAGVITLSYLGAERAIPNYNVMGVAKAALEASVRYLAAELGPEKQVRVNAISAGPIRTLASSAIGGILDMIHNVEEKAPLRRTVTQMEVGGTAAFLLSDLASGISGQTIYVDAGYCVTGM; via the coding sequence ATGCTGCTTGATCTCACCGGCAAGAAGATCCTCGTCACCGGCATCGCTAACAACCGTTCGATCGCCTGGGGGATTGCTCAGCAGCTCAAGGCGGCCGGTGCTGAGCTCGGCATCACCTATCTGCCTGATGAAAAAGGCCGCTTCGAGGCCAAGGTGCGCGAACTCACTGCTCCCCTGGAGCCCAGCCTCTTCTTGCCTCTGAATGTTCAGGACGCCGACCAGATGGCTGAGGTTTTCGGCGAGATCAAGGCGAAGTGGGGAGTTCTTGATGGTCTGGTGCATTGCCTGGCCTTTGCCGGCAAGGAGGAGTTGATCGGCGATTACAGCGCCACCACGGCGGAAGGCTTTGCCCGCTCCCTCGACATCAGCGCCTATTCCCTGGCGCCCCTCTGTGCCCATGCCAAGCCGCTGTTCAGCGAGAAGGCCGGCGTGATCACGCTGTCCTATCTCGGCGCTGAGCGGGCGATTCCCAACTACAACGTGATGGGCGTCGCCAAGGCGGCTCTTGAGGCTTCCGTTCGCTATCTGGCCGCTGAGCTGGGTCCCGAGAAGCAGGTACGCGTCAACGCCATCAGCGCCGGCCCGATCCGCACCCTGGCCAGCTCTGCCATCGGCGGCATTCTCGACATGATCCACAACGTGGAGGAAAAGGCTCCCCTGCGCCGCACCGTGACTCAGATGGAGGTGGGTGGCACCGCTGCCTTCCTGCTCAGTGATCTGGCCAGCGGCATCTCCGGTCAGACCATCTACGTCGATGCGGGCTACTGCGTCACCGGCATGTGA
- the hisB gene encoding imidazoleglycerol-phosphate dehydratase HisB encodes MARQGTIHRVTGETDVKVRLDLDGSGQCQASTGVPFLDHMLHQISSHGLIDLEINAVGDTHIDDHHTNEDVGIAVGQALAQALGDRRGIHRFGHFVAPLDEALVQVALDCSGRPHLSYSLSIPSQKIGSYDTELVKEFFVAVVNNSGLTLHIRQLDGVNSHHIVEACFKAFSRALRMATEIDPRRAGAIPSSKGVLEQAGAN; translated from the coding sequence ATGGCACGTCAGGGAACGATCCATCGGGTTACCGGTGAAACCGACGTGAAGGTGCGGCTGGACCTGGACGGCTCTGGCCAGTGCCAGGCCAGCACCGGGGTGCCGTTCCTTGACCACATGCTTCATCAGATCAGCAGCCACGGCCTGATCGACCTGGAGATCAATGCGGTGGGAGACACCCACATTGACGATCACCACACCAATGAAGATGTGGGCATCGCTGTGGGTCAGGCCCTGGCCCAGGCCCTGGGGGACCGCCGGGGCATCCACCGCTTCGGTCACTTTGTGGCACCGCTGGATGAGGCCTTGGTGCAGGTCGCCCTGGATTGTTCCGGACGCCCCCATCTGAGCTACAGCCTCAGCATTCCCAGTCAGAAGATCGGCAGCTACGACACCGAGCTGGTGAAGGAGTTCTTCGTGGCGGTGGTCAACAACAGCGGCCTCACGTTGCACATCCGCCAGCTCGATGGCGTGAACTCTCACCACATCGTGGAGGCCTGTTTCAAGGCCTTTTCCAGGGCGTTGCGCATGGCCACGGAAATCGATCCCCGTCGTGCGGGTGCCATTCCAAGCAGCAAAGGGGTGCTTGAGCAAGCTGGCGCCAACTGA
- a CDS encoding carotenoid oxygenase family protein has protein sequence MTVAPARPYNRSDWASSFVNVDEELTDVALTPVRGVVPAELQGTFYRNGPGRLERDGQRVHHPFDGDGMIAAMRFDNGRVQLTNRFVRTEGLLAEEKADKVLYRGVFGSQKPGGRLANAFDLRLKNIANTNVVRLGDQLLALWEAAEPHALDPQSLETRGLSRLDGVLKKGEAFSAHPRFDPGHNGRPSMVTFGVKTGPRSTIRLMEFATEGPDAGTLLHDRSDNFPGFAFLHDFAITPNWAVFLQNAIAFNPLPFVTGEKGAAQCLQSKPGGKGRFWLIPRDSGEFAGQKPRILEAPEGFVFHHLNAFEDGDHVVVESIVYDDFPSIGPDDDFAEVDFDTVPNGILHRCRLDLSREIVKTERISERTCEFAMVNPERQGLSAQFAWMAVAERETGNDPLQAIQKLDLSSGATHTWSAAPRGFVSEPLMVRRPGAEAEDDGWVLDLVWNGARRASDLVILNARDLSEVAVLELPLAVPHGLHGSWAAES, from the coding sequence GTGACCGTCGCCCCCGCCCGTCCCTACAACCGCAGCGACTGGGCCAGCTCCTTCGTCAACGTCGACGAGGAACTCACCGATGTAGCTCTCACCCCTGTACGAGGGGTCGTGCCGGCGGAGCTCCAAGGCACCTTTTACCGCAACGGTCCTGGCCGCTTGGAGCGGGATGGCCAGCGGGTCCATCACCCCTTTGATGGCGACGGCATGATCGCCGCCATGCGGTTTGACAACGGACGCGTCCAGCTGACCAATCGCTTCGTTCGCACCGAGGGCTTGCTGGCGGAGGAGAAGGCCGACAAGGTGTTGTACCGCGGTGTTTTTGGGAGTCAGAAGCCCGGCGGACGTTTGGCCAATGCCTTCGACCTGCGGTTGAAGAACATTGCCAACACCAATGTGGTTCGACTGGGGGACCAGCTCCTGGCTCTCTGGGAAGCGGCCGAGCCCCACGCCCTTGATCCTCAAAGCCTGGAAACGCGTGGGCTGTCACGGCTGGACGGCGTGCTGAAAAAGGGTGAGGCCTTCAGTGCCCACCCCCGCTTCGACCCCGGCCATAACGGCCGACCCAGCATGGTCACCTTTGGGGTCAAGACCGGTCCCCGCAGCACCATCCGCCTGATGGAATTCGCCACGGAGGGCCCTGACGCTGGAACCCTGCTGCACGATCGTTCCGACAACTTCCCTGGTTTCGCCTTCCTGCACGACTTCGCCATCACCCCCAATTGGGCGGTGTTCCTGCAGAACGCCATCGCCTTCAACCCCCTGCCTTTCGTCACCGGTGAAAAAGGGGCAGCCCAGTGCTTGCAGTCCAAACCGGGCGGCAAGGGGCGCTTCTGGCTGATTCCGCGGGATTCCGGCGAGTTCGCGGGGCAGAAGCCCCGCATCCTGGAAGCCCCTGAGGGCTTTGTTTTCCATCACCTCAACGCTTTTGAGGACGGCGATCACGTGGTGGTGGAGAGCATCGTCTACGACGACTTCCCCTCCATCGGCCCTGACGATGACTTCGCCGAGGTGGATTTCGACACGGTGCCGAACGGAATCCTGCATCGCTGCCGCCTTGATCTGAGCCGCGAGATAGTGAAGACCGAGCGGATTTCAGAGCGCACCTGCGAGTTCGCCATGGTGAACCCGGAGCGGCAGGGGCTGAGTGCCCAGTTCGCCTGGATGGCGGTGGCCGAGCGGGAGACTGGCAACGATCCGCTGCAGGCGATTCAGAAGTTGGATCTCAGCAGCGGTGCCACCCACACCTGGAGTGCTGCACCCCGCGGATTCGTGAGTGAACCATTGATGGTGCGTCGTCCCGGTGCTGAAGCCGAAGACGACGGCTGGGTGCTCGATCTCGTCTGGAACGGTGCACGACGGGCCTCCGATCTGGTGATCCTCAACGCCCGTGATCTGTCTGAAGTGGCGGTGCTGGAGCTGCCGTTGGCGGTGCCCCATGGGCTCCATGGCAGTTGGGCTGCAGAGTCCTGA
- a CDS encoding SIMPL domain-containing protein yields the protein MSACILIPSPRPLRAETWSCSGTRLKLSVQERGRSAVERFRFSLAVSGEGADEAKALQQLNRRLDSVRRELKPLVQGQLVVPAPHTHKRGRASEQRYMANTGVSGHVGLGTYNRLIQAVGGMPGVRLQGMESVAAPEKEAALRQRLMTDALNQGQADAETTARAIGASEVRLLSIDRAGAMGRPRPLRMEAVSQGFDPEEAPEPTITLRLQLEYCLS from the coding sequence TTGTCAGCCTGCATCCTTATTCCTTCGCCTCGCCCCCTGCGGGCGGAAACCTGGTCCTGTTCCGGAACCAGGCTGAAACTTTCGGTGCAGGAGCGGGGCCGCAGTGCAGTGGAGCGTTTTCGCTTTTCCCTGGCCGTTTCGGGTGAGGGAGCTGATGAGGCAAAAGCACTGCAGCAGCTCAACCGTCGTCTGGACAGCGTGCGCCGGGAGTTGAAGCCGCTGGTGCAGGGTCAGCTGGTTGTGCCAGCGCCCCACACCCACAAACGGGGACGAGCGTCAGAACAGCGCTACATGGCCAACACAGGCGTGTCCGGGCACGTCGGGCTGGGCACGTACAACCGTTTGATTCAAGCGGTGGGTGGTATGCCAGGGGTGCGACTGCAGGGCATGGAATCTGTGGCGGCGCCAGAGAAGGAAGCTGCCCTGCGGCAGCGCTTGATGACGGACGCGTTGAATCAGGGTCAGGCTGATGCTGAAACGACGGCCCGGGCCATCGGTGCTTCGGAAGTCAGATTGCTAAGCATCGATCGTGCGGGGGCTATGGGCAGGCCAAGACCGTTGCGGATGGAGGCAGTCTCCCAGGGGTTTGATCCGGAGGAAGCTCCCGAACCAACGATCACCCTCCGCCTGCAACTGGAATACTGCCTCAGCTGA
- a CDS encoding BCCT family transporter, whose protein sequence is MTIQSSSQRSWWRQPPLWVGATPLLIFLVVSAIDLALAKQFTDNGKAVVSTALGGLWQWMVLLVFLIAVVIAISPVGKLRLGGAEAKPSLKLFDWCAVLICTLLAGGGVFWSAAEPLYHFQTPSPVFEGIQGGTAEAVDPALAVSFLHWGFLAWALVATTTTITFSILERRGEPLRPRTLLVNVVPRGWVDGPIGHLADGLSVVAAIAGTVGPLGFLSLQLSNAAGQLPWLSDSAGLQSLVVVLLTAVFASSTVSGIQKGIKWLSELNVWLTLTMAAGLLLLGPGLWLIQHFFSGFLTYLIHLPRMALTPNVAPGNWINGWTVFYWGWFLGYAPLMGLFTAGVSRGRSIRELVLAVAILCPIVTNIWFTLLGGTGLQLELAGAGISEALAQNGAAAALFAILSQLPLAGLLIPIGLVLVVLFMCTSADSMSYAAAMVMSGRNEPPAPLRLFWALMIGSLTLVLLRIGSGLGDSTSIDALQAFIVITAVPVTPLVLATLWSAPRLAWKEAQREGLS, encoded by the coding sequence ATGACCATCCAATCCTCCAGCCAACGGTCCTGGTGGCGACAGCCACCCCTGTGGGTCGGCGCCACACCGCTGCTGATCTTTTTGGTGGTGTCAGCCATCGATCTCGCCCTGGCCAAGCAGTTCACCGACAACGGCAAAGCCGTGGTGAGCACGGCCCTCGGCGGGCTGTGGCAATGGATGGTGTTGCTGGTGTTTCTGATTGCCGTGGTCATTGCCATCAGTCCCGTCGGCAAACTCCGGCTGGGTGGAGCTGAGGCCAAACCGAGCCTGAAACTGTTCGATTGGTGCGCGGTGCTGATCTGCACCCTGCTGGCCGGTGGGGGCGTGTTCTGGTCTGCCGCTGAACCGCTGTATCACTTCCAGACCCCATCACCCGTTTTTGAAGGCATCCAGGGCGGCACCGCAGAAGCGGTGGATCCGGCCTTGGCGGTGAGCTTTCTGCACTGGGGCTTTCTCGCCTGGGCCCTGGTGGCCACCACCACCACCATCACCTTTTCGATCCTGGAACGGCGGGGCGAGCCTCTCAGGCCACGCACCCTGCTGGTGAATGTCGTGCCACGGGGCTGGGTGGATGGACCGATCGGTCACCTGGCCGATGGGCTGTCGGTGGTCGCCGCGATTGCCGGCACGGTTGGCCCCCTGGGATTTCTCTCGCTGCAACTCAGCAACGCCGCCGGCCAACTGCCCTGGCTCAGCGACAGCGCCGGGCTGCAATCGCTGGTGGTGGTGCTGCTCACCGCTGTCTTCGCCAGCTCCACCGTCAGCGGCATTCAGAAGGGGATCAAGTGGCTGTCTGAACTCAACGTCTGGCTGACGCTCACCATGGCGGCCGGGCTGCTGCTACTCGGGCCTGGCCTGTGGCTGATTCAGCACTTTTTCAGCGGCTTTCTCACATATCTGATCCACCTGCCTCGGATGGCCCTGACGCCCAACGTGGCGCCGGGCAACTGGATCAACGGATGGACGGTCTTCTACTGGGGCTGGTTCCTTGGGTATGCACCACTGATGGGACTTTTCACCGCTGGCGTCAGCCGCGGCCGCAGCATCCGCGAGCTGGTGCTTGCCGTTGCGATTCTCTGCCCGATCGTGACCAACATCTGGTTCACCCTGCTCGGGGGCACCGGCTTGCAACTGGAACTGGCGGGTGCGGGAATCAGTGAGGCCCTGGCCCAGAACGGTGCAGCGGCTGCCCTATTCGCGATCCTCAGCCAACTCCCCCTGGCCGGTTTGCTGATCCCGATCGGACTGGTGTTGGTGGTGCTGTTCATGTGCACCAGTGCCGACTCGATGAGCTACGCGGCCGCCATGGTGATGAGTGGCCGCAACGAACCGCCTGCCCCGCTGCGCTTGTTCTGGGCGCTGATGATCGGCAGCCTCACCCTTGTGCTGCTCCGCATCGGCAGTGGTCTGGGGGACAGCACCTCCATCGATGCGCTGCAGGCCTTCATCGTGATCACCGCCGTACCGGTCACCCCTCTGGTGCTGGCCACCCTTTGGAGTGCTCCTCGGCTGGCCTGGAAGGAGGCGCAGCGAGAAGGACTCAGCTGA
- a CDS encoding Glu/Leu/Phe/Val dehydrogenase dimerization domain-containing protein yields MTTTTRPTPTVSVLAEHVSDHLSVFVVAEDTDAKRPANGGLRLLNYPSDEACIADGERLAGLMTHKHDLYGTGFAGGKIVARAKEPAAVKDELINVTAELLKSLDGVMITGCDLNTSLEDMERLTELTPHVLAAVGSPVDASAATAHGTLGAVEAVLESELKDAKPGRALVHGCGAVGGTVAQTLVEHGWTVFTVDLSRERAGFPGATPLPQGCPWWELKLDLLLPCSISGLINAEMASALRVTSVVPAANAPFQSPQLADALRQRGIRVLPDPLVNAGAVIADSIERFSPDAWKDAGAKDVYAFVREEVRRRATDYLNQRDQGLSVGAALNEVAAAPATDPIGLSFGDAA; encoded by the coding sequence ATGACCACCACAACCAGACCCACACCGACTGTTTCGGTGCTGGCGGAACACGTCTCCGACCATCTCTCGGTGTTTGTGGTGGCCGAGGACACCGATGCCAAGCGACCCGCCAACGGTGGATTGCGCCTGCTGAACTACCCCAGCGATGAAGCCTGTATCGCCGACGGCGAGCGGCTGGCCGGCCTGATGACCCACAAGCACGATCTTTACGGCACCGGTTTTGCCGGCGGCAAGATCGTGGCGCGGGCCAAGGAACCCGCCGCCGTCAAGGATGAGCTGATCAACGTGACAGCAGAACTGCTAAAGTCCCTTGACGGGGTCATGATCACCGGCTGTGACCTCAACACCAGCCTCGAGGACATGGAGAGGCTCACAGAGCTGACACCACATGTGCTCGCTGCCGTCGGCAGTCCTGTTGATGCCAGCGCCGCCACGGCCCACGGCACCCTGGGCGCCGTGGAAGCGGTACTCGAATCAGAACTCAAGGATGCAAAACCTGGCCGTGCCCTGGTGCACGGCTGCGGCGCGGTGGGGGGAACTGTGGCCCAAACCTTGGTGGAGCATGGCTGGACCGTGTTCACCGTGGATCTCAGCCGTGAGCGGGCTGGATTCCCCGGTGCTACGCCCCTTCCCCAGGGATGCCCTTGGTGGGAACTGAAGCTCGACCTGCTGCTGCCCTGTTCCATCTCCGGTCTGATCAATGCGGAGATGGCCTCCGCCTTGCGTGTCACCTCCGTGGTGCCGGCAGCCAATGCTCCGTTCCAGAGTCCTCAACTAGCCGATGCATTGCGTCAACGGGGCATTCGCGTCCTGCCGGACCCCCTGGTGAACGCCGGTGCTGTGATCGCCGATTCGATCGAGCGCTTCTCGCCGGATGCCTGGAAGGATGCCGGCGCCAAGGACGTTTACGCCTTCGTGCGGGAGGAAGTGCGCCGCAGGGCCACGGATTACCTCAACCAGCGCGATCAGGGCCTGTCGGTTGGAGCCGCTTTGAACGAAGTGGCAGCCGCCCCAGCCACCGATCCCATCGGCCTCAGCTTCGGAGACGCCGCATGA